ATTTATTCACCACCCCTATGGAATAATCCTTGTAACAGGACCTACCGGCAGCGGCAAAACAACAACTTTATATTCCGCTTTAAATAAAATCAGCAGTACTGAGTTAAACATATGCACTATCGAAGACCCGATTGAGCTTGTCCATGACATGTTTAACCAGGTTGCTGTAAATCCTCAAATTGATTTGACCTTCGGCAAAGTTTTGCGAACCATGCTACGGCAGGACCCTGATATCATTATGGTTGGTGAAATCCGCGATACGGAAACGGTTCAAAACGCAATCCAGGCAGCGCTTACCGGGCATCTCGTGCTCAGTACACTTCACACAAATGACGCCCCTACGGCAATTACACGCCTCATTGATATGGGCGGACAGCCCTTTTTAATCGCTTCTACTTTAATAGGGGTAGTGGCTCAACGTCTTGTCCGTAAAATATGTCCGCATTGCAAAACATCATTTGAAATAAAAGAAGAAGACCTGAAGAAAGAACTGGATGTTGATTTGAATAAGAAAAAGAATGTTGTATTACAAAAAGGGGAAGGTTGTCTGGAGTGCAGGGGAACCGGCTATTTCGGCAGAACGGCTGTTTTTGAAATTATGCAAATAAATGATGAGATACGTGAATTAACAAAAAACAAAGCAGCTTC
The genomic region above belongs to Pseudomonadota bacterium and contains:
- a CDS encoding GspE/PulE family protein, with translation SVNNLFYYAFDQRASDIHLEPKRDISIVRFRIDGILHNVYILKKVVYNAIVSRIKTMAGMNIAEKRRPQDGRIKIIHKEQEIELRVSTVSTAFGEKVVLRIFDPDILLQDIDALGFSLNDSTLFNEFIHHPYGIILVTGPTGSGKTTTLYSALNKISSTELNICTIEDPIELVHDMFNQVAVNPQIDLTFGKVLRTMLRQDPDIIMVGEIRDTETVQNAIQAALTGHLVLSTLHTNDAPTAITRLIDMGGQPFLIASTLIGVVAQRLVRKICPHCKTSFEIKEEDLKKELDVDLNKKKNVVLQKGEGCLECRGTGYFGRTAVFEIMQINDEIRELTKNKAASNEIQKAAIKNGMVTLRENALTKLFNGTTTIEEAAKIIKGI